From one Rhizobium sp. CIAT894 genomic stretch:
- a CDS encoding DUF4424 domain-containing protein has translation MLKLFTLLVAAGIASPALANDTMAEVKTGGLIFAQSDDVSMAEEDLFISASQVRVDYVFENTSDKDVDSLVAFPMPDISGQVDSNSSISDYDSDNFLHFSTVQDGRPITAKLQQRVVSLGIDVTDELAKNGIPVLPYSQKTRDALAKLPQAVRKDWIARGLIYAMTDADLVPLWTLRSTYWWRTTFPAKKKVSVQHRYTPAVGGTVAISFLEGGEAKGERFEEYSRKYCLDTDFVRTARQRAAEAEAGGANYTESWISYVLSTGANWAGPIRRFQLTIDKGKPGSLISFCGSNVEKIGPTTFRMTAEDFDPEKDFDILILNPPEAEPKTP, from the coding sequence ATGCTGAAGCTCTTCACTCTTCTCGTCGCGGCGGGGATCGCATCGCCGGCGCTGGCGAACGACACCATGGCCGAGGTCAAGACCGGTGGGTTGATCTTTGCCCAGTCCGACGATGTCAGCATGGCGGAGGAGGATCTCTTCATCTCCGCTTCGCAAGTGCGTGTCGACTATGTCTTCGAAAACACGTCCGACAAGGATGTCGATAGCCTGGTCGCCTTCCCGATGCCCGACATATCGGGTCAGGTGGACAGCAATTCCTCCATATCGGATTATGACAGCGATAATTTCCTGCATTTTTCCACCGTGCAGGATGGCAGGCCGATCACCGCCAAACTGCAGCAGCGCGTCGTCTCGCTCGGCATCGACGTCACCGACGAGCTTGCCAAAAACGGCATTCCGGTCCTGCCTTACAGCCAGAAGACCCGTGACGCGCTCGCCAAGCTTCCCCAAGCCGTCCGAAAGGACTGGATCGCCCGCGGCCTGATCTATGCCATGACGGACGCCGATCTCGTGCCGCTGTGGACGCTGCGTTCGACCTATTGGTGGCGCACCACCTTTCCGGCGAAGAAGAAGGTCAGTGTCCAGCATCGCTACACGCCGGCCGTCGGCGGCACCGTCGCCATCAGCTTTCTCGAAGGTGGCGAGGCGAAGGGTGAACGCTTCGAGGAATATTCCCGCAAATACTGCCTGGATACGGACTTCGTCAGAACCGCCCGGCAGCGGGCCGCGGAGGCTGAGGCCGGCGGCGCCAACTATACCGAAAGCTGGATCTCCTACGTGCTGTCGACCGGTGCCAACTGGGCGGGGCCGATCCGGCGCTTCCAACTGACGATAGACAAGGGCAAGCCCGGCAGTCTCATCAGCTTCTGTGGCAGCAACGTCGAGAAGATCGGCCCGACGACCTTCCGGATGACCGCGGAGGATTTCGATCCCGAAAAGGATTTCGACATCCTGATTCTCAATCCGCCGGAAGCGGAACCAAAGACGCCTTAA